One Echeneis naucrates chromosome 4, fEcheNa1.1, whole genome shotgun sequence genomic window, GACAGTAAATTGTGGTTTACACATTTTATGACACTCGTGCATTAGTGCGATACGTAAGGAAAAACAGAGGAGCAACTCTTCCTCAGGTGACTGTAAATGACAATTCAGGACGTGATCAGACTGTCGGCAGTTACGTAAAAGGGGATATTATAGTAGGGTTGCAGTGCATAAAGCCCTCATTACGAAGATAAATGCTCATGTGAGAGTTGAATGGTGCAAAAACCATAGACAGTGGTCTACAGCGATGTGGAAAGAAGTGCTGAGTCAGTATAATCTCATCTTGTGGGCTGTGGTtgaaattcttcttcttcagctgaagaaaacacGACTGTCTCATGGTCCCTGATTGGTCCATTAGCCGGTCAATGTAGATTCGATTGCTAACTGCTTTGATAACGGATGATCAGATCGTTTCTCAGCACCTTTACTTTTAgactctgctgttttctttgtctcacacgTTTGGaaactaaatacattttgtttttgactctTGACAGCTTGATTTCTGCAAAACCTTTTTCACGATTTTCCCACCACATTACAAAAGTATTTATAATGCAGAATTACcctttttaaagtgttttattatAAGACCGGATTAACATCTAAGCTGCTTATTAAGTTGTAGCTCTTTAAGTTGGAGCTGAATGTTCAGCTCGGGGGTTTGACAGggacagagcagacagaaaactgGCTGAAGTTTGGTAGGACATGCACTGGCTCCTGAGCTACAGCTGACAAACCTGTGTGCTGGGTGATTTGGAAATACGGGACAGGACAAAAGATGGACTGGAGGAGCAGGTACTAGCAAATAAGGCAGAGCTTGCATCAGTAAACGAACAATCCAGCGAAGAGTGAAAAGAAGAACCAGTGTTGGCTGATTGCTTGATGAATCTTGAGTCTTGATGAATTGATCAGGAAAAAAGTGCACAGATGGAATAGCAGGAAGGGGACTGAATGACACGCACAGACTGAGCAAAGCAAACTCGGCACTAACAAGAAACATATGGGATGGGAGCTCAGAGCTGACATAAGGGAGGGAATGGAGAGGAAAGCAAGTACCCCAACAAGTGGAGTGAAATGTACAATAGTTCTCTGAACTGCAGAGAAGCAGGAGTgcataatatttatattataaatagTGGAGGACAAGTGCTTCAAAATCGTTTTCAAGAACAggattttgaataaaatgttcttGTAACCGAATGATGTTGATGTGATAGCTGCAGTCCGTATGTGGCTTTTGATTGTGAAATGATGGCGCATTTGTAGGTGTTGAAGTATCATGTACTCCTGACAGGAAACAAGACACTCCAATGATGGATCATACAGGGACAAAAGCAGGACCAACCTGAGGCACTGTATGAAATGTTAGGTTTGTTCAGGCTGCTTTCCACGATTCcttgaaaaacatatttttttgttttttgtttgttttgaatgtttgcCTTCCCTTTTGAGTCCATGTTTTCAAATTACAGAAGATAAAGCATATTTCAGTAGCTGCCCCGCCACCACCAAGAAAAGCAGACATCTCTAGCAGCAATTAATTCAGTCTACTGCTGGTGCTTGATGTATCTGTCCCACCTCCCAGTccagttttgtattttgtggggttttttttttttttttattttgtgtgtgtgcgtgtgtgcaaaCATATAATGCTCTTGTCAGTGAATGTGTGGTTCAGTAGCACTTGAGGAAGGCTGGAATGAAGTAGAGAAAAATGTTAAGAGAGGACAAAAGAGCGTAGCACGCATTCAgatagaaagaggaaaaaaaaaaagctgaaggaTAGACGCAGGGAGGAAGATGATAAAGAGCACAGAtaaaagaagagacagacacagagtttGGGGGGGAGGGTAGATAGACAGCATAAAGGGcactgaaaaagaggaagagtcATAGTTAGCATGGAGTGAGTCCCGTAGAGACATTTTAGAGATGTCagggagtgtgtatgtgtaatgaTGAGCGGAAAGGAGTGAAGCGCTTGATGGGGAGCTGTGCTCTGCATGCCTAATGACTGTTAGGAGGGCCCCTCTCTCCTCATCGCGCTACGAATTAGGCTCTAACACAATTACTGCTGCTTTGCATATCTCAGACGGATTGGATGATTACCAACCAAATGTGATAATAGACCTGCATGTGAGTCAGATAGGAAGTGTGCATGATGAGAGAGGGGAAAGGGTGTGTGTATGggtctgtgcctgtgtgtgtgtgtgtgtgtgtgtgtgtgtgtgtgtgtgtgtgtgtggctttgaTGATTGTTAcattgtgtgggtgtgtgcatgcgAGTAAGTGTGTGATTGCATGTGTGTCCAAGAGTTTTGAGAAAGAGTATTAGGTACAAGCAACTTAATTAATGAGGTGATAAAGGGATTTTGATATGGCTGATATGTGCGAgtatgattttgtgtgtgtgtgtgtgtgtgtgtaagtgtgtgagaTACAAGACGGGCGCCCCAGTTTGGGAAGGTCATAGCAGATGTTTCCCATACCAATGAGAATGTGCTTTGAATCGCTGAATGGCGATTTACGTTTAATGAGGCTTTAAAGGATGagtctcttattttttttcttaccacaGATCAAACCAGCAGCGATTTTATTTCTCTAACAAGTGCTGCTGTGGTCCAGGAAACAGACCTGCTGCTTtgaaaagacattaaaaaaaaaaaagaagtttttaTCTACTCTATCTACATTTTAGTTTGTCTTTCTTAGCAGAATATTGCACGTTGCCAGAGTTTGGATTTACCCATCGTATATCAAGGTCAATGAACAATCTTCTCATATACTTGTCTCATACAAGAAGGAAAAGGGTTGTTTTTGAACACGTTTATTTGTGGTCTCTTTCAAATGTAACAAAACGGCGCTGGATGATATAGTCTGGTGTTATGATTAACATAGGCACTTTTTTGTGATCTATTTTTGATTGAAAGGTTGAAATCATCGAGAAGTAAACACTATTAGGGCTTTGTGCCTGAGACAGGgcaggaagaaggaaaacacTGAGAgactaacttttttttatggGCTGTGTTTTACTATACTTTCAAATAATGCTCATGTTGTCCCTCAGCTAAATAATTCTCTCTCCACAGGCTGAGATAGTGAAGAGATTGAACGGGATCTGCGCACAAGTACTCCCCTACCTGTCTCAGGAGgtaatcactcacacacacactgactcaaaGACGTCACTAACCCCGCTGACCCTCCGCCCTATTCCTTACATCCTGGAATGAGATCACCCTCATTCCCGCCTCATTACCTCTCCACCCCCATGACCCTTCTTCagcttccttccctcctcttctctcctctctatTTCGCCCCGGCCGTCATTCATCATCACTCGCTTCCTGTGTTCTTCTCCCTCACTTTGGCTTTAttcctccctcccccaccctcgactttctgccattttcaacctcccttccccctcccccccctttTCACCACCTCTGCTATCCTCTGCACCTCGCCTCCCTCCATCCTGCTCCTCCTTTCCTTcgtatgtgtgtgggtgtttgtgtgtgtcagtgtaatAAATGGCTGTGTGATTCCGATAAGCCATGCTCTTATCTGCCCAACAGGGGGTTGACCTCCACCCATTACAGCACACCAGCCGACCATACATCCACCAGTGTCACACCAggctttggtgtgtgtgtctgtctgaacGAATAGCTGATTGGTGGGGGTGCTGGGGGCTCACCACCAGAGAGCGTTATGGTCTCTGTTGGGACTACTGATATTGATCTAACCTTTTCACCTCTCTCCCCACAAACTCTCCCTTCCCttgtttctgcttcacttttATTGTctccctcacccctcctcctcttacATTCACCCCTCATCCGCCCCGTctccagcaccagcagcaggtcCTGGCAGCCATAGAGAGGGCCAAGCAGGTCACTCCCCCGGAGATGAACTCCATCATAAGGGTACGATGTTTCAGCCTCAGGTTCTTGTGATGATTAGGAAAGCACAATCATCGTTAAGATCAATTCCATCGTTTTCTTCGATGGCCTTTTAAGATGATCGTTAAAGCAGCGGTTCAGCGAGAGCTTTCATAAATTAGATTCTCTGATGCCCAGGTGGTATCTCAGCTTATTTTTTAGTATTTTCCAAAGTTTCATTCTTCTGCCTTATGCAGTTCAACGTCACATTAACAGCCAAATAACATCTCAGACTTCAGTTTTTTACAAGGAGGAGCGGACCCATGTTAGTACTGAGTGAGAATTTGTACAACAATCCTTTCATAAATACTAAATTTGCGGAACATAACATTTATTAGTTGTTTTCAGTCAGGTTTTGTTCATTCAGATCAGTTCAAAGGATTTTTTTATAGGACTTCTCCTCTAGGACTATTTCAGTAAGTAAgtattctaataataataatcattatttatATAGCAGCTTTAATATGCAAAATGTGGCTGAAATTTTTACTACAATATGTTGGGGCACTtggaagagacagaaatatgAGCATTCTTAGTGCAGCTCGATATGAATATTACTGATGTTTAACTTCCTGCTTtagagtgatttattttattttatttactttatgtttttaagcttcAGCTAACATTGAGTCTATTATTGATTcgcttccttttttttggtcTCCAAAATGCCACAAAATATTGGAAAATGTCTTTATGGGTTGCTGAAGCTCACGGCACTCCAACCATGCTACCttttctaaaatataaaaaatatcgCATTTGCTATCACATAAGAGAGAAAAGCACAAATCTTCATAAATGACAGACGGGGACTCTGTaaattttttcacattttgactTTGAATTCCTTAAACTCTTAAACAAGTCAATTATAAaagtaattttgttttctgttgatcaATAACTGAGGCACTCATAGCTTAATCTTTTAGTTTAAATTCCCATTCTCCAACTCAAAAGAATCTTTTATTGGACTGACTATTCTGCTTCGTGTGTTTTAAAACTCAGGCTAGTTTGACTTTGACATCATCAGGATTATTTCCTCAGATGTGACCAACTGAGACATTACAAAGTTGTGTGGCAGTGGTCTCAAtgcctttgttttttaaatttgaatattaAATTATCAGTCCTGTTGTCCGATGGATTTGGTGACGCCCTTCTACACCCAGTGCATGACTGAGTCCGCCGACTAAAATAGGGAATTATTGTTAtggttatgttttgttttttttttgtttttttgttttgtttttttttgggggggggggcattgttAAATGACTGTCAATAATATATTTCCGGTATTTTGATACACATTCTTTACAGCTTATTTGTCAGTTCATTTAACAGCTGTAGTCTTAAGCAAGCTTGGGCACCAGCAGTTATATGCTGTTTACGAGACGTCAGTCACTGTTGTCACAAACATCAGCCCACTAATGTGTCATCATGTTGAGTGCAAGTGCAGTGGGGGGTGATTAAAGTGCGGAGGCCTGGCAGTAACAATTTGTCTTTGTATTAAACTGAAACACATGTGTTTCCTATGACAGgttttttatgtgtatttttatatgCTTGATTTTATGCTTTGATGCCGTATGTTTTCTGTTGGATGATGGGggttttttgtctatttttaatGCCATATTACTCCCTCTTTATAGGCTCCAGCTCTTTCTTGTTTTGAGCTGTTTTCTTGAGATTATGTATTGAAAATTGATGCATACTTTACATTTTCCATCTTCTACCATGCATATATTTTAGCTCTCCATCTGTCCTATTGTCCTTGAGTTATTAGCACTGTGCCTCAGGCCTCATATATTAAACaagaatttcaaaatatattaaGTCCATGCATTGCAGATTTTGCATATCCtacagtgtcagtgttttgcagtgatttgtgtgtcatttccaTCCTGCTGTGACTAAGTTGTGTCTGGTTGTCTtccatgcagcagcagctccaggctCACCAGCTGTCTCAGCTCCAGGGGCTGGCCCTGCCCATGACCCCCCTGCCTCTGGGCCTGAGCCAGCCAACCCTCCCCGCTGTCACCACCTCCTCCagtctcttctccctctcctccctgctggCCTCCCAAGCCCAGCTGGCCAAAGAGGAGAAGGCGTCACGTGACGGAGTTGACAGCCACCGCGAGGAGGACGGAGACAAGTCCGATTAGATGATGTTCCCATTCAGCTCTGTTTCTATCCAGAGACCTGAATCCTCAGAGTTGCgcccccgcccccctcctccccttggCCTACAGCCTCTCCCCTGGTCTCTCTCTAACTGACCATAGCAAACATGGGCTTTATTCCCATCACCACAGCTCCAGCTACAGATCCTGAACGACGTCCATAATTGCAGATCTGGCACCTGCCCCTCATGTCAGACGAGCCCTGATTCCTTTATATTCAcctggattttttattttttttgtccttctatccctcctccctctcaccATTTCAGTCTCTCCCTCATGTATCTTATAAAATTTCTTTAAACATGTATTAAGCTTTGTTTTACTGTGTACTTTTTCCAATAAGGActactttctgtttctgttgcttgCTGTCAATCATTTCTTGTTCCTGTTTagtttctgcagtttttttttcttcatgcctcccttcctctcgctctctcccccAAAACTCTTGCCTCTGTTCTACGCGGGTCGTTTTTAGGCAGCACGCGTCCTGTGAGACTGAACGCACCACACTGCTGGTGTCAAAACAGGCGAAATGTAAAACAAAGGGATTCACTGGCAAGCTGTAAAACGtggcacacacaacacaggcaCTCTACAATCTCGCTCTCCTAAGATCAGGTCTCACAGAGATCAGAAATGttgatgtttcttttgtttttttttttattttttcattttttttgttttgttttttgctgtccAAATCGCATGCATTCATTTCAAGCTAAAAGCTGGCTGTGACTTTAAAAGGTGGATTGTTATGGATCAGAGTAATGTTTAAATATTGCTCTAATGCCTGTGCTAATGAGAGAGAAATGATCCTTTTTGTATTGCTTTTTACAGCTACGGCCACATCCTAACCAAAAACTGCTGCTTGTAAAGCAGAATTGTTGTAATAAGAAGACACCTTCAGACAAACTAGAGATTTTCTGTATAATCGTAAATTTAtatgaagaaaggaaaagcacCTTCTTAGAGCAAACTTCCTGCTGGGAGCTGACAGACTGCATGACAAACCCACCTCAGGTGGTAATCCCCCAGATTTACAATCCCTGCCTGACCCCAGGCGATACATCAGATAAATCCACCTTAACTGAAAGGTGACATTTTGATTAGAAGTTAAACAGAGCTGAGGCAGcaacaaaaagagcagagacGCTCCCTTACTCATGCCCCCGCCAGCCACCTTTATCTATCTTAAACGTGCACTGAGACTGAGAGGAAAGAGTGTGCACGttgtgtgtttgacagcagaGGGCAGCTTGCGTCTTTGAAGAACTGTCCCCGAAGGGTTCAGGCCTGAGCTAAAAGGAGAGGACGATGTCAGAGAACAGGCTGTGACACAAGGGAAATGGGTCGAAGCATAATATACAGAGACTAGAGTGGTGATATTAACCCCTGCATGCGGTCAGTCCACGTCTCCCAGTCATGATCCAGTCTTCGAGGAATAGTCTGTGCTTTTAGAAACATATCTGTCCCGTGCATCAGCTTTATGCTGTCATATATTTACTTTACACTACGGTATGCAGGCGGCTGTACGTCTACCTGGAAATCTGGCAGGTGTATCAGAACGATATCGGTATATGACAGATGAAGCACTTCTGCAGCTCCGATCTCACTGAACCCGGCACACCTACACAACTGTCTCATTAGACCTCTCATCAGGTGGGAACTTGGTGAATAATGTGGCTGTGTCTCAGACCCCCATATCCCCACACATGCCCTCAGCTTACTTTACTTTACCATCTAGACTTTGTCACAGTGGTTGAAACTCGGATCATACAGTATATTATTGTTCTCAGCTTGACTTCTGTTGTATTTTATGCTGCCTTCTTTCTTCCCTCGTCTCCACTTCTTCAATTTTGAATGAAGCAAGAAgtgctgaaaaatgaaaaagaggactCTAATGGGTGTTTATAGTATCGGAAACAGTGAATGAAAGGTTTTTGAGGCACAATGTGAGTTAAATACCACTGTCAGTGATTTCAGAGACGGACTAATT contains:
- the tle5 gene encoding TLE family member 5 isoform X1 — protein: MMFPQSRHSASSQQLKFTTSDSCDRIKDEFQFLQAQYHSLKLECDKLASEKSEMQRHYIMYYEMSYGLNIEMHKQAEIVKRLNGICAQVLPYLSQEHQQQVLAAIERAKQVTPPEMNSIIRQQLQAHQLSQLQGLALPMTPLPLGLSQPTLPAVTTSSSLFSLSSLLASQAQLAKEEKASRDGVDSHREEDGDKSD
- the tle5 gene encoding TLE family member 5 isoform X3, yielding MMFPQSRHSASSQQLKFTTSDSCDRIKDEFQFLQAQYHSLKLECDKLASEKSEMQRHYIMYYEMSYGLNIEMHKQAEIVKRLNGICAQVLPYLSQEQQLQAHQLSQLQGLALPMTPLPLGLSQPTLPAVTTSSSLFSLSSLLASQAQLAKEEKASRDGVDSHREEDGDKSD
- the tle5 gene encoding TLE family member 5 isoform X2 codes for the protein MMFPQSRHSASSQQLKFTTSDSCDRIKDEFQFLQAQYHSLKLECDKLASEKSEMQRHYIMYYEMSYGLNIEMHKQAEIVKRLNGICAQVLPYLSQEHQQQVLAAIERAKQVTPPEMNSIIRQLQAHQLSQLQGLALPMTPLPLGLSQPTLPAVTTSSSLFSLSSLLASQAQLAKEEKASRDGVDSHREEDGDKSD
- the tle5 gene encoding TLE family member 5 isoform X4, whose product is MMFPQSRHSASSQQLKFTTSDSCDRIKDEFQFLQAQYHSLKLECDKLASEKSEMQRHYIMYYEMSYGLNIEMHKQAEIVKRLNGICAQVLPYLSQEQLQAHQLSQLQGLALPMTPLPLGLSQPTLPAVTTSSSLFSLSSLLASQAQLAKEEKASRDGVDSHREEDGDKSD